One region of Luteolibacter sp. Y139 genomic DNA includes:
- a CDS encoding autotransporter-associated beta strand repeat-containing protein, with the protein MLFRRVTVGSLALVPMLAGAVDWSGATGPFGTGSNWNGGAVPNGNSANITNGGTAAITGGNAFTVTSLFLGSFSGVGSITQDGGTITATSQVSIGGTNTNGGTGTGSYTMSGGALTSSGGGEFWVGSRGGTGTLSLSGTAVVTSSSTTNIGRDAGGTGTLTIAGNAELKTTGNDINVGVASGNVNSSITVRDSGKLTSGKEIAVGLIGTNSTQGNLIVEDSAAVSTVNSLVVGKQGVKGVMTVSDDATVNSGTYLIVGTDSGSSNGALTISGNATVNAARLIWLGNTSSTGAITLNGGKLSAHAYNGEDAGAGISFRGTSMMTLNGGMLETPGFNRTGGTSSVVINGGVIKVNGISAGSFFNNFATGAVTLGAAGASFDTNGYDISVAPGISGGGGLVKSGAGKIALNGANTYAGATQVSAGSIGGTGSITGSLNVAAGAIVAPGVTVGTFTAGPTVIAGTYACEISGGSCDRLDVNGTLNVSGANLVITELEAASVSPLFIASYTGAQPVPFASVSGVPSGYSLDYNYLGTNRIALVQAGGSAFGAWMEGFFPSEDDPLIVGPAADPDGDGQPNALEFALGGRPDDGAGTAKVYVVESGEAAPVVLTLAVRAGTPEFAGSPSPIASRQGFLYMVQGTTDLTDFTAAVEPVETVATGLPPVPEGYEYRSFRLAGGTVPAKGFLRVAVTAYTGENLAVGNFDGTDYGTWTLTGTAFNQGPANGPLITQLEIQNADGGVASSEIQGDGLIGTLTSDEFLIQRRYISFSIAGGDYEHHACLNLLVDGKVVKSATGRYSDVMGAASWDVRKWFGQNAKVQIVDEAQGGWGHVNVGRILQTDTPAALPVEKGVLYQETLRPQFHFTARQWVMDRLNPGQRQEGWLNDLNGMLYYEGEYHLFAQRWNKCWIHAVSTDLVHWTELEPAFWEEHLDSGVQSGSCVIDYGNTSGLATDPAHPAMVAIWSRNDNKSHCISYSLDKGRTWTHYAGNPVLVFPERDPKIFWHAPSNKWVMVMYGSGKYHIFTSPNLLNWTNENHLIANGFECPDFFEVPLAGNPSVKKWALVHADGRYSLGTFDGTQFTEETPRVLCDTGGNNFYATQSFNNVETGDGRRIQMAWMRDSTFPGMPFSQQVSFPCEMTLHQTPAGLRLFRQPVAEISQLELPGQSWSNLNVTAGQQVPLAASGDLFRIRAQVSIPVGATLSFNLRGFPVTVTSTSLNAGTGATAVQGVISSVELLVDRASVESYVNAGEISCTRYFQPSQAGLSMSASGGAVTVQSLSVVPLKSMWEGQVGGE; encoded by the coding sequence ATGCTCTTCCGTCGTGTCACTGTGGGAAGCCTTGCGCTGGTGCCGATGCTGGCGGGCGCGGTGGATTGGAGTGGGGCGACCGGACCTTTTGGCACTGGCTCAAATTGGAACGGTGGTGCGGTGCCGAATGGGAACTCCGCGAACATTACGAATGGCGGGACGGCGGCGATCACGGGTGGGAATGCGTTTACGGTGACTTCGCTATTCCTGGGAAGTTTCTCGGGAGTTGGTTCGATCACGCAGGATGGCGGGACGATCACGGCGACCTCGCAGGTTTCGATCGGGGGGACGAATACGAATGGCGGGACGGGGACGGGTAGCTACACGATGAGTGGCGGGGCGCTCACGAGCAGTGGTGGTGGGGAATTTTGGGTTGGGTCGCGCGGAGGGACGGGGACGCTGAGCTTGAGTGGAACGGCGGTGGTCACGAGCAGCAGTACGACGAACATCGGGCGCGACGCTGGTGGCACGGGGACTTTGACGATTGCAGGCAACGCCGAACTGAAGACGACGGGCAATGACATCAATGTGGGGGTGGCGAGCGGGAACGTGAACTCGTCCATCACGGTCCGGGATTCCGGCAAGCTGACCTCCGGGAAGGAGATCGCGGTGGGTTTGATAGGGACCAACTCGACGCAAGGGAATCTGATCGTGGAGGACTCGGCTGCGGTCAGCACGGTGAACAGCCTTGTGGTGGGCAAACAGGGCGTGAAGGGCGTGATGACCGTGTCTGACGATGCCACGGTGAATTCGGGGACCTATTTGATCGTGGGCACGGATAGCGGCAGTTCCAACGGGGCGCTGACGATTTCCGGCAATGCCACGGTGAATGCCGCGCGCTTGATCTGGCTAGGCAATACCAGCTCCACCGGTGCGATCACTCTGAATGGCGGGAAGCTGAGTGCGCATGCTTACAATGGTGAAGATGCCGGTGCGGGCATTTCTTTCCGCGGGACCAGCATGATGACGCTGAACGGTGGCATGCTGGAGACCCCGGGCTTCAATCGCACCGGGGGTACGTCCTCGGTGGTGATCAATGGCGGTGTGATCAAGGTGAATGGCATCAGTGCAGGTAGCTTCTTCAATAACTTCGCGACAGGGGCGGTGACGCTTGGGGCGGCCGGGGCGAGCTTTGATACGAATGGCTATGACATCTCGGTAGCGCCAGGGATTTCCGGTGGTGGTGGGTTGGTGAAGTCCGGTGCGGGGAAGATCGCGCTGAACGGGGCGAATACCTATGCAGGGGCGACGCAGGTGTCTGCGGGAAGCATTGGCGGAACGGGATCGATCACGGGGAGCTTGAATGTCGCGGCGGGCGCGATCGTTGCGCCGGGGGTGACGGTTGGCACTTTCACGGCGGGGCCTACGGTGATCGCGGGCACGTATGCGTGTGAGATTTCCGGGGGAAGCTGTGACCGGCTTGATGTGAATGGGACGCTGAATGTGAGCGGTGCGAATCTGGTGATCACCGAGCTCGAGGCTGCGAGTGTTTCGCCGCTGTTCATCGCGTCGTATACGGGGGCGCAACCGGTGCCGTTTGCTTCGGTGAGTGGGGTGCCTTCAGGGTATAGCCTGGACTATAATTATCTGGGGACGAATCGCATCGCGTTGGTGCAGGCGGGTGGGTCGGCGTTCGGTGCTTGGATGGAGGGCTTCTTTCCTTCGGAGGATGATCCGCTCATCGTGGGGCCTGCGGCAGATCCCGATGGTGATGGTCAGCCGAATGCGCTGGAGTTTGCGCTGGGTGGACGGCCTGACGATGGTGCGGGGACGGCGAAGGTTTATGTGGTTGAGTCGGGGGAAGCCGCGCCGGTGGTGTTGACGTTGGCGGTGCGGGCCGGGACGCCGGAGTTTGCGGGGAGTCCGTCGCCGATCGCTTCCCGTCAGGGGTTCCTTTACATGGTGCAAGGTACGACTGATCTAACGGATTTCACGGCTGCGGTAGAGCCGGTGGAGACCGTTGCCACCGGACTTCCTCCGGTACCTGAGGGTTACGAGTATCGGAGCTTCCGGCTGGCCGGGGGAACGGTGCCTGCCAAGGGGTTCCTGCGGGTGGCAGTGACTGCGTATACGGGGGAGAATCTCGCGGTGGGGAATTTCGATGGTACCGATTATGGGACTTGGACTCTAACAGGAACGGCTTTCAACCAAGGCCCGGCGAATGGGCCGTTGATCACGCAACTGGAGATTCAAAACGCGGATGGCGGTGTGGCGAGCAGCGAGATTCAAGGGGATGGGCTGATTGGGACGCTGACCTCGGATGAGTTCCTGATCCAACGGCGTTACATTTCCTTCAGCATTGCGGGTGGCGACTACGAGCACCATGCCTGCCTGAATCTGCTGGTGGATGGGAAGGTCGTGAAGAGTGCGACCGGGCGTTACAGCGATGTGATGGGCGCCGCTTCATGGGACGTGAGGAAATGGTTCGGACAGAACGCGAAGGTACAGATTGTGGATGAGGCGCAGGGCGGATGGGGGCATGTGAATGTAGGTCGCATCCTGCAGACAGATACGCCTGCAGCCTTGCCGGTGGAGAAGGGGGTGCTTTATCAGGAGACGTTGCGGCCGCAGTTCCACTTCACGGCGCGGCAGTGGGTGATGGACCGGCTCAATCCCGGTCAGCGCCAGGAAGGATGGCTGAACGATCTCAACGGCATGCTTTACTATGAGGGCGAGTATCACCTGTTCGCCCAGCGCTGGAACAAGTGCTGGATCCATGCGGTGAGCACGGACCTGGTTCACTGGACGGAGCTGGAGCCCGCGTTTTGGGAGGAGCACCTTGATAGCGGCGTGCAATCCGGGTCGTGCGTGATCGACTATGGGAATACCTCGGGGCTTGCCACCGATCCGGCGCATCCGGCGATGGTCGCGATCTGGTCGCGCAACGACAACAAGAGCCACTGCATTTCCTACAGTCTCGACAAGGGGCGCACGTGGACTCACTACGCGGGCAATCCGGTGCTCGTCTTCCCCGAGCGGGACCCGAAGATCTTTTGGCATGCGCCGTCTAACAAGTGGGTGATGGTGATGTACGGCAGCGGCAAGTATCACATCTTCACGTCACCGAACCTGCTGAACTGGACGAACGAAAATCATCTGATTGCCAATGGGTTCGAGTGCCCGGATTTCTTCGAGGTGCCGCTGGCGGGGAATCCATCGGTCAAGAAGTGGGCGCTGGTGCATGCGGACGGCCGCTACTCGTTGGGGACCTTCGATGGCACGCAGTTCACTGAGGAGACGCCGCGGGTGCTGTGCGATACAGGCGGCAACAATTTCTACGCAACGCAGAGCTTCAACAACGTCGAGACGGGCGATGGGCGGCGGATTCAAATGGCCTGGATGCGCGATTCGACTTTTCCGGGGATGCCTTTCAGCCAGCAGGTTTCCTTTCCGTGTGAGATGACGCTGCACCAGACGCCGGCCGGGCTGCGATTGTTCCGTCAGCCGGTGGCGGAGATTTCACAGTTGGAGCTGCCGGGGCAGAGTTGGAGCAACCTGAATGTGACCGCAGGGCAGCAGGTGCCGCTGGCGGCGAGCGGGGATCTTTTCCGGATCCGGGCGCAGGTGAGTATTCCGGTGGGGGCGACGCTGAGTTTCAATCTGCGCGGGTTTCCGGTGACGGTGACTTCGACCTCGCTGAATGCGGGGACCGGGGCGACGGCGGTGCAGGGTGTGATCAGTAGTGTGGAGCTGCTGGTGGACCGGGCTTCGGTGGAGTCTTATGTGAATGCGGGGGAAATTTCCTGCACGCGTTACTTCCAGCCGTCGCAGGCGGGGCTTTCGATGTCGGCGAGCGGGGGTGCGGTGACGGTGCAGTCGCTGAGCGTGGTGCCGCTGAAGTCGATGTGGGAAGGGCAGGTGGGCGGGGAATAG
- a CDS encoding GAF domain-containing protein, producing MKSRCFAKPDEEDLPVIPTAEEKKSRYAAARERLHALWAGEPDAIARMAGAACVLHEAMPHAFWTGFYRVVGGQLVIGPYQGTPGCSRIGWGKGVCGAAWATGETQVVLDVHEFPGHIACDGRAESEIVVPVRDGRGEVIAVFDVDSTERAAFDEVDRVELEGIFAGWGEA from the coding sequence GTGAAATCGCGTTGTTTTGCGAAGCCGGATGAGGAGGATTTGCCCGTGATCCCGACGGCCGAAGAAAAGAAGTCCCGCTATGCCGCTGCCCGCGAACGACTGCATGCGCTGTGGGCGGGGGAGCCGGATGCGATTGCGCGGATGGCGGGGGCGGCTTGTGTGTTGCACGAGGCGATGCCGCATGCGTTTTGGACGGGGTTTTACCGGGTTGTGGGCGGGCAGCTGGTGATCGGGCCTTATCAGGGGACGCCGGGGTGTTCGCGGATCGGGTGGGGGAAGGGCGTCTGTGGGGCGGCTTGGGCGACGGGCGAGACGCAGGTGGTGCTGGATGTGCATGAATTTCCGGGGCACATTGCCTGCGACGGGCGGGCGGAGAGTGAGATCGTAGTGCCGGTGAGGGATGGGCGGGGAGAGGTGATTGCGGTGTTTGATGTGGATTCGACGGAGAGGGCGGCGTTTGACGAGGTGGACCGGGTGGAGTTGGAGGGGATTTTTGCGGGGTGGGGAGAGGCTTGA
- a CDS encoding beta strand repeat-containing protein — protein sequence MKTLSFACLRTLSSVSRGLAACLALVASAKGSTHVWIGPVNGLWSNPACWSGGIPTTGESGGTLVVFGTSGVSICNYPVTVDQIAFNGGGNVIVNGGSTLSVSGTAATENIWSMAGDNAITAPIQYVGTSTIYVRADGGTLTLAGALSGTTANRKRGNGTLTLSAAANTNTGQTSVSEGILLLDSSGVNTCILGDLVVADGGGTAASVVLDQSLEIKDTSNITVNAGGVFDLKSFNDGFGNLTVSGGSVTFTTASVNVGGVLSMTGGSISGTTGSLTLQGDVTATSSATATATISSLIALPATRTFTVNDGAQATDLTLSNVISGAGAGFIKNGTGTLLLSTSTNNTYGGTTTVNQGTVTLNGGASVVIPGALVIGSGSGAAGSAVVRLGQGSEINNASNVTVKSDGLFDLASFSDVVAAVDIDRGSITSSSGFLTAGPLTMNGGSIISSSTGGLGLTGDVTATSTATSTATVQGNVILGGTRTFTVNAGGMLPNFRMNGVVSGSPAASGLTKAGTGTMMLMGASGNTFTGTTTVTQGTLQLLQTGGYTINGPLVIGNAVDPAGSAVVQEQIQNDLLSSISVTINKSGVLDMNGYVDTIDALSGEGSVLLTGSQLTVGSANSTSTFSGTIVGGGTGKFAKAGSGTLTLSGKLTSGLDTVTVNDGTLVQKFGAGSATVAKVQVGDGVGAAGSAILDLSAADQLAPLSLIDVKLDGVLKTNGFNTGASTVTIDRGVINVPGATFTTGNITMTGGSITGAGSMVLNGDIVASSAATGGASIAPAIALSGTRQMTVNSGGAVPNLLLSGVLSSAPSTQGGITKKGPGTMQMAGGNNTYFGTTTVDQGVLEMNKNVVLAVPGPLVIGNDVDPAGSAVVRCLINFGVGGGAPVTVKASGKFDLSGFTERAASISGTGAITGTASNLTLFTGDATYDGLISGGTAVTKSGTGTQIFTKNNTYTGGTYINAGKLCINGTQSGIVNVGAAGTVGGIGTSGNLDASVAGARVAPGAGTGTSPGILHVTGNANLSNGTLLVRLNDATAQKIDQLKVTGDLNLTGATLQTTLLGQVVPTTQVIASFGGTLTGTFANLPPGYTINYAYNDGLSTKNIAITVTNPWQAWLAGYGLNPATTGLPDADPDKDGISNGIEFVLGSDPTVPSGFANLPSGSISGANYVFVFRRVAAAASYNPVVQISTTLGGASWTDLVSGVSVEPNFYGPGIDRIVATISRTGKPRLYCRMKIDGL from the coding sequence ATGAAAACCCTGTCTTTTGCGTGCCTGCGCACGCTGTCCTCGGTGAGCCGTGGTCTCGCCGCTTGCCTTGCATTGGTGGCTTCCGCCAAGGGAAGCACTCATGTCTGGATCGGTCCGGTCAATGGCCTGTGGAGCAATCCTGCCTGCTGGAGTGGCGGCATTCCGACCACCGGTGAAAGCGGTGGCACGCTGGTGGTGTTCGGCACTTCGGGAGTATCGATCTGCAACTATCCGGTGACGGTGGATCAGATCGCCTTCAATGGTGGTGGCAACGTGATCGTCAACGGTGGTTCCACTCTCTCCGTCAGTGGTACTGCGGCGACTGAGAACATCTGGAGCATGGCAGGCGACAATGCCATTACGGCGCCGATCCAGTACGTCGGGACTTCCACGATTTATGTTCGAGCGGACGGCGGCACGCTGACGCTGGCGGGCGCGCTAAGTGGCACTACCGCGAACCGCAAGCGCGGGAACGGAACGCTGACCCTTTCGGCGGCAGCGAACACGAACACCGGCCAGACCAGCGTGTCCGAGGGAATCCTGTTACTCGATTCATCGGGCGTGAACACCTGCATCCTCGGGGATCTCGTGGTGGCCGATGGCGGTGGGACCGCGGCATCGGTGGTGCTTGATCAGTCGCTGGAGATCAAGGACACCTCGAACATCACGGTGAATGCCGGTGGCGTCTTCGACTTGAAGAGCTTCAACGATGGCTTCGGCAACCTGACGGTGAGCGGGGGATCGGTGACCTTCACTACTGCCAGCGTGAATGTTGGAGGAGTGCTTAGCATGACGGGCGGATCCATCAGCGGGACGACGGGCTCGCTGACCTTGCAGGGTGATGTGACGGCGACTTCCTCGGCGACTGCGACCGCGACGATTTCCTCGCTGATCGCGCTGCCTGCGACGCGGACCTTCACGGTGAATGATGGCGCCCAGGCCACTGACCTGACGCTGAGCAATGTGATCTCGGGGGCAGGTGCTGGCTTCATCAAGAACGGCACGGGCACGCTTTTGCTCTCGACGAGCACGAACAATACCTACGGTGGAACCACCACGGTGAACCAAGGTACGGTGACTTTGAACGGCGGTGCTTCCGTGGTGATTCCGGGGGCACTGGTGATTGGCAGTGGTAGCGGGGCGGCGGGCAGTGCCGTCGTGCGGCTGGGGCAGGGTTCGGAGATCAACAATGCGTCCAACGTGACCGTGAAGTCGGACGGGCTTTTCGATCTGGCCAGTTTTTCCGACGTCGTTGCTGCGGTGGATATCGATCGCGGCTCGATCACGAGCAGCTCCGGCTTTCTGACGGCGGGTCCGCTAACCATGAACGGAGGCAGCATCATTTCTTCCAGCACGGGTGGCCTGGGCCTGACGGGTGATGTGACGGCAACCTCGACGGCGACCAGCACGGCGACGGTCCAGGGAAACGTGATCCTCGGTGGCACGCGGACCTTCACGGTGAATGCCGGAGGGATGCTGCCTAATTTCCGGATGAACGGTGTGGTCAGTGGCTCTCCCGCCGCCAGCGGCCTAACCAAAGCCGGAACTGGCACGATGATGCTGATGGGCGCTTCCGGCAATACCTTCACCGGGACCACCACGGTGACGCAGGGAACGCTGCAGCTCCTGCAGACCGGAGGCTATACCATCAACGGTCCGCTGGTCATCGGCAACGCGGTCGATCCGGCAGGATCAGCGGTGGTCCAAGAGCAGATCCAAAATGACCTGCTCAGCTCGATTTCCGTGACCATCAATAAATCGGGGGTGCTGGATATGAACGGCTACGTCGACACCATCGATGCATTGAGCGGTGAGGGGAGCGTGTTATTGACCGGTAGCCAACTCACGGTGGGATCTGCCAACAGCACCTCGACGTTTTCAGGAACGATCGTTGGCGGCGGGACCGGCAAATTCGCCAAGGCTGGAAGCGGGACGCTGACCTTGAGCGGGAAGCTTACCTCCGGCCTCGACACCGTGACCGTGAATGACGGAACCCTGGTCCAGAAGTTCGGCGCGGGATCGGCGACGGTGGCCAAAGTGCAGGTCGGGGACGGAGTGGGGGCGGCGGGCAGTGCGATTCTCGATCTATCGGCGGCTGATCAACTTGCGCCGCTGAGCTTGATCGATGTGAAGCTGGACGGTGTGCTGAAGACCAATGGTTTCAATACCGGGGCTAGCACGGTGACGATCGACCGCGGGGTGATCAATGTGCCCGGCGCGACCTTTACCACGGGCAATATCACGATGACCGGTGGCTCGATCACGGGGGCGGGAAGCATGGTTCTGAATGGTGATATCGTGGCTTCCTCGGCGGCGACCGGTGGGGCTTCGATTGCTCCAGCGATCGCGCTGAGTGGCACGCGGCAGATGACTGTCAATTCCGGTGGGGCAGTTCCGAACCTGCTGCTTTCCGGTGTGCTATCGAGTGCGCCTTCGACGCAGGGCGGTATCACCAAGAAAGGTCCCGGGACGATGCAGATGGCAGGCGGGAACAATACTTATTTCGGAACCACCACGGTGGACCAAGGAGTGCTGGAGATGAATAAGAATGTCGTTCTAGCAGTTCCCGGGCCTTTGGTGATTGGCAACGATGTCGATCCGGCGGGATCGGCAGTCGTGAGGTGCTTGATCAACTTCGGCGTGGGCGGCGGGGCCCCGGTGACGGTCAAGGCATCGGGTAAATTTGATCTTAGCGGGTTCACCGAACGCGCCGCTTCGATTTCGGGTACCGGTGCGATTACCGGCACTGCCAGCAACCTGACACTTTTCACGGGAGACGCGACCTACGATGGACTGATCTCCGGTGGCACTGCGGTGACGAAGTCTGGGACGGGCACGCAGATTTTCACGAAGAACAATACTTACACGGGCGGGACTTACATCAATGCGGGCAAGCTCTGCATCAACGGGACGCAGTCGGGCATCGTGAATGTGGGAGCGGCGGGGACCGTCGGCGGTATCGGAACGTCGGGTAATCTCGATGCGAGTGTGGCAGGGGCGCGTGTTGCCCCGGGTGCGGGGACGGGCACGAGTCCGGGGATCTTACATGTGACCGGCAATGCCAACCTGAGTAATGGGACGCTGCTGGTGCGGCTCAATGATGCCACGGCCCAGAAGATCGACCAACTGAAGGTCACGGGTGATCTCAACCTCACTGGAGCTACCCTGCAGACGACCTTGCTGGGACAGGTGGTGCCGACCACGCAGGTCATCGCCAGCTTCGGCGGAACATTGACGGGCACCTTTGCCAATCTTCCGCCGGGCTACACCATCAACTATGCGTACAACGATGGCCTCTCGACGAAGAACATCGCCATCACCGTGACGAATCCGTGGCAAGCCTGGCTGGCGGGCTATGGGCTGAATCCTGCCACCACGGGCCTGCCCGATGCGGATCCGGACAAGGATGGTATTTCCAATGGGATCGAGTTCGTGCTGGGGTCCGATCCGACGGTTCCGAGCGGCTTTGCGAATCTGCCGAGCGGGAGCATTTCCGGAGCGAACTACGTGTTCGTGTTCCGGCGGGTCGCTGCGGCGGCTTCTTACAATCCGGTGGTGCAAATCTCGACGACGCTGGGCGGTGCTTCGTGGACGGATTTGGTTTCCGGAGTCAGTGTGGAGCCGAATTTCTATGGGCCGGGGATTGACCGGATCGTGGCTACGATTTCCCGGACGGGGAAGCCGAGGCTGTATTGCAGGATGAAGATTGATGGGTTGTGA
- a CDS encoding SRPBCC family protein — translation MKSMIETSDPGADREVLISRTFHVPRELVWKAWTELEHLRHWHAPEGCEIEFKRFDFREGGEFLSCISNPSFGECWCLGTYLEIVVPERIVYTMAMADADGNLVSSAAAGHVSEWPDETTVTLTLAEADGGTLLTLRQSVSEELAKRTGAYPSWLSMLDRLASRVGS, via the coding sequence ATGAAAAGCATGATCGAAACGAGTGATCCGGGCGCGGACCGGGAAGTCCTTATCAGTCGCACTTTCCATGTGCCGCGCGAGCTGGTGTGGAAGGCGTGGACGGAGCTGGAGCACCTGAGGCATTGGCATGCCCCGGAGGGGTGCGAGATCGAGTTCAAGCGCTTCGATTTCCGCGAGGGCGGGGAGTTTCTGTCCTGCATCAGCAATCCTTCTTTTGGCGAGTGCTGGTGCCTGGGGACCTACCTTGAAATCGTGGTGCCGGAGCGGATCGTGTACACGATGGCGATGGCGGATGCGGATGGGAATCTGGTGTCATCCGCGGCGGCGGGGCATGTGTCCGAGTGGCCGGATGAGACAACGGTGACCTTGACTCTTGCGGAGGCGGATGGAGGGACTTTGCTGACCTTGCGTCAGAGCGTTTCCGAAGAGCTTGCAAAGCGCACGGGGGCATATCCGAGCTGGCTGAGCATGCTGGATCGGCTGGCAAGTAGAGTGGGAAGCTGA
- a CDS encoding ArsR/SmtB family transcription factor, protein MVKYESEHLDRTFAALADPTRRRMLEQLSRGGLCVTDLAKPHEMSLPAVSKHLGVLEKAGLIERERNGRVHALRLQAAPMKEAQAWIESYRRYWEESFDRLDEYLNQLKKNDEKHDRNE, encoded by the coding sequence ATGGTTAAATATGAATCCGAGCACTTGGACCGGACGTTTGCGGCGCTGGCGGATCCGACGCGGCGGCGGATGCTGGAGCAGCTTTCGCGGGGCGGGCTGTGTGTGACGGATTTGGCGAAGCCGCATGAGATGTCGCTGCCGGCGGTGTCGAAGCATCTGGGGGTGCTGGAGAAGGCGGGGTTGATCGAGCGGGAGAGGAACGGGCGGGTGCATGCGCTGCGGTTGCAGGCGGCGCCAATGAAGGAGGCGCAGGCGTGGATCGAGAGCTACCGGCGCTACTGGGAGGAGAGCTTCGACCGTCTCGATGAATATCTGAACCAACTGAAGAAGAACGATGAAAAGCATGATCGAAACGAGTGA
- a CDS encoding type II toxin-antitoxin system VapC family toxin — translation MIVLDTHIWVWWVHGDASLPASVRTLLDASEQTGIGVSAISCWEVGKLVERGRLILPCPVLDWLQQALAYPGVRLIELSPRICVESTQLPGEFHRDPADQIIVATARVLDAPLVTMDGKISQYAHVKLAPTNA, via the coding sequence ATGATCGTCCTCGATACGCACATTTGGGTTTGGTGGGTCCACGGCGATGCGTCTCTTCCCGCTTCCGTCCGCACGCTGCTCGATGCCTCCGAGCAGACCGGTATCGGCGTTAGTGCGATTTCGTGCTGGGAAGTCGGCAAGCTCGTTGAGCGGGGCAGGCTCATTTTGCCTTGCCCCGTGCTCGACTGGCTTCAGCAGGCGCTTGCGTATCCGGGCGTTCGCCTCATCGAGCTCTCACCTCGCATCTGCGTCGAGTCCACGCAGCTTCCCGGCGAGTTTCACCGCGATCCTGCCGACCAGATTATCGTCGCCACCGCTCGCGTTCTTGATGCGCCACTCGTGACTATGGACGGTAAGATTTCGCAGTATGCGCACGTGAAACTCGCTCCGACAAACGCCTGA
- the dnaX gene encoding DNA polymerase III subunit gamma/tau has translation MLTNPQSLLTLRRVSYQVFARKYRPKTFDDVLGQDHVVRTLRNAIAQKRLAHAYLFVGPRGTGKTTTARILAKALNCTDGPKADFDPDEDVCVEIAEGRSLDVLEIDGASNNSVDDVRNIRESVRFAPARGQFKIYYIDEVHMLSTAAFNALLKTLEEPPEHVKFIFATTEAHKVLPTILSRCQRFDLRPIPTDIIAKHLLHIAKEEGVNLHESAAWAIGKGADGGMRDAQSMLDQLVAFCGETITEANVLDVFGFTSRETVAEVIGRLLARDTPAALTTVQREAEAGRELSQLLGELIGCVRALLVAKLDSTTGGDGIPTETWNALRAAAEAYPPERLLSVIDVFAETEGRMKWASNKRLHLEIGMIKAAQTLGEVRLSDVIKVLAGASDQLTSPVTIAAPTAVASATPAPAPTAAPEPVVIPAPAPQPEPEAKVEEVIELNPPAPPEEPRAKSGGSFSSFDDMIEQAEEGSSFDPNPAPVLTDAPPWKPEPDAPAEPAAPKVDPMEEFYKDPLIQTALEMFAATIKK, from the coding sequence GTGCTGACAAACCCCCAATCCCTCCTCACCCTCCGCCGCGTGAGCTATCAGGTCTTCGCCCGGAAATACCGCCCGAAAACCTTCGACGACGTCCTCGGCCAGGATCATGTCGTACGGACGTTGAGAAATGCCATCGCCCAGAAGCGACTGGCGCACGCCTACTTGTTCGTCGGCCCCCGCGGCACCGGCAAGACCACCACCGCCCGCATCCTCGCGAAGGCGCTGAATTGCACGGACGGCCCCAAGGCCGACTTCGATCCCGATGAAGACGTCTGCGTCGAAATCGCCGAAGGCCGCTCGCTCGACGTCCTCGAAATCGACGGTGCCTCGAACAACTCCGTCGACGACGTCCGCAACATCCGCGAATCCGTCCGCTTCGCCCCCGCCCGCGGCCAGTTCAAGATCTACTACATCGACGAAGTTCACATGCTCTCCACCGCAGCGTTCAATGCGCTGCTGAAGACGCTCGAAGAGCCGCCGGAGCACGTGAAGTTCATCTTCGCCACCACCGAGGCGCACAAGGTCCTGCCGACCATCCTCTCCCGCTGCCAGCGCTTCGATCTCCGCCCGATTCCGACCGACATCATCGCCAAGCACCTCCTGCACATCGCGAAGGAAGAAGGCGTGAATCTCCACGAGTCCGCCGCCTGGGCCATCGGCAAGGGCGCCGACGGCGGCATGCGCGACGCCCAGTCGATGCTCGACCAGCTCGTCGCCTTCTGCGGCGAGACCATCACCGAGGCGAACGTCCTCGATGTCTTCGGCTTCACCTCCCGCGAAACCGTCGCCGAGGTCATCGGCCGCCTCCTCGCCCGCGACACGCCCGCCGCCCTCACCACCGTCCAGCGCGAGGCCGAAGCCGGCCGCGAACTCTCCCAGCTTCTCGGCGAATTGATCGGCTGCGTCCGCGCCTTGCTCGTCGCCAAGCTCGACTCCACCACCGGCGGCGATGGCATCCCCACCGAAACGTGGAACGCCCTCCGGGCCGCCGCCGAAGCCTATCCGCCCGAGCGCCTGCTCTCCGTCATCGACGTCTTCGCCGAAACCGAAGGCCGCATGAAGTGGGCGTCGAACAAGCGCCTGCACCTCGAGATCGGCATGATCAAGGCCGCCCAGACCTTGGGCGAAGTCCGCCTCTCCGACGTCATCAAGGTCCTCGCCGGCGCTTCCGACCAGCTCACCTCTCCGGTGACAATTGCCGCTCCCACCGCGGTAGCGTCAGCCACGCCAGCTCCAGCTCCCACGGCAGCGCCGGAACCCGTCGTCATCCCGGCCCCGGCGCCACAACCGGAACCGGAAGCAAAGGTCGAGGAAGTCATCGAACTCAACCCACCGGCACCACCGGAAGAACCCCGCGCGAAATCGGGCGGCTCCTTCTCTTCCTTCGACGACATGATCGAGCAGGCAGAGGAAGGCTCCTCCTTCGATCCAAATCCCGCGCCCGTCCTCACCGACGCCCCGCCCTGGAAGCCCGAGCCGGACGCCCCTGCCGAACCGGCAGCGCCGAAGGTCGACCCCATGGAAGAGTTCTACAAGGACCCGCTCATCCAGACCGCCCTCGAAATGTTCGCCGCTACGATCAAAAAGTGA